A window of Poecilia reticulata strain Guanapo linkage group LG7, Guppy_female_1.0+MT, whole genome shotgun sequence genomic DNA:
TAAATGGCTTTGACCCTTTAACTGCCCGCTCAACCATTTGGTTGAGCACAATTTGGGTCTGTATATCTCAATATGAGGAGTGCCTAACTTAGCTTAACCTGATTGAGCCATCTCTGCCACTTGCTCTAAGTACGATGTGCTAAAGAAATTAACTAGAGGgcactgtttctttaaatagtaTTCTTCTTCCCCTCTCCAATCAGGaagtcacaaacacaaaaactgtcACAAATATCGACTGGTTGTGGKAAAACTTTGAGAAGTAGGAATAGTTTTCTGGCATATGATAGTGTTATAGACCTTATTAAACAGAATTATGTTACTTGATACCAcctaaaaagctaaattaaaggtctaataattttttaaaaacatgctcaACCAAACGGTTGATATGTCACTTCATGGTAAAAGTAGCAAATTAAGCTAATGtagttgacatttattttttttggtataaaatcaaaagtcattttcCTCTACTGGTGCAAATATGAAACAAcaagtgttattacagtgttaTACACTAAGAATAATTATAACATTAccttacaaaaataatttttgtgacTTTCTGAGTTGATATTAGCAAATATGGTAAAATTTTAGAATTAATGTGGGGAAATCATAATTTTCACTACTACTAactaatttaaacttttcaacCACCACTAGATTTACACTAAATCCTTCTATGGTGCAAGACCACRCAGTCTTCTTGCCCTTGTATCAAAAAATCCTCAAGAATCTGATGGTGATCTGAGCGATGATGACCAAGAAGAAGTTCCCTTGGAGCAGCCAAATGACAACACTGACCCAAGTTACACCCCAGGCTCCAACAAAAGCACAAGAAGAATCTGGAAGCAGGAAGACATTGATGAGTTCCAGGTTCTTAATTCAAGATTTGAACCCCCTGAAGCTAtgccctaaccctaaccctatccTAACCCTTTCAGTATTTCAAAATGCTCTTCACTAATGAGATGATTGAACATGTCACACCAATTTGTACTCTGCTCAAGAGCTGGGGGATCCAATCAAGACTAGCCCTGAAGAAATAGAGCATTTCCTAGCAATCCTTCTTTTTATGGGTGTTTTCAATTTCCCGTCACTGGAGGACTACTGGCACCATGAATCACGCTTCGACCTGATCGCTGACACTGACTGAAGATGGGAAAAtcaaaaatgcaatatttcCTTGTTCGACGCAAAGTTTTCCTTGGTTGAAATTAAAACCAGTGTGTTGTGGcattttgacagaaataaacTGTATCCAATACCCCagacagacattttttgttgtttatttctttataaattagtattttattttaatttatctactGTACTTGGTATTTTTATTAGGTCATGTACAAATCTAGTGGTGgttgaaaagtttaaattagtTAGTAGTAGTGAAAATTATGATTAGGGTATTTTTATTAGGTCATGTACTTTAACCATTAAGTGACATCTCAACTGTTTGGTAGAGATCAATATTTCCAAAACCACAGggtctgttgaaaaaaaaaaaattgattgtaTTTAAGAATCTCCCTGGGgtaaaagaaatgcaaagaaaaaaaaattcacaggTTTTTTTCTAGGTGTGgcagttaaagggttaaagatCACACAACAGGATCGTTCTAATCTTTCGGGGCGGTAAAATGTAAATTggaatcttgtttttcttgactttaaaataactttcagcTTTCAGTATTCAAGAGttaagaagaacaaaataataattataaaaccaCATAATTGCTGTTCAAGCCATTCCCCTCCCGAAaccttttgtgtttattttctaaagtctGAAAAGCTTCTTTCTGGTCGTTTAGTTTCTTTGTTGAGAACTATGACTCATTTCTTAGGccttgttttatgtatttttataaaatgtttttctcttattCTTTTTCAGTCAGCTTTTTAGTATATCTTGATCATTAAAACAGCTGTACCAGCCATTATCTCCttctgtgtaaatgttttaatatagGGTTGTTCTAAGAGTGCCAATATTTAAAAGTCTGGTAAAAACAACAGGTGTTTGTGAATTAGGGCTATTTGTACTTTAACAAATGTGGGTTTTTCTaatctgtattttttcccccctgtgaTTAcagtatttcagttttttttattttatttttacaagagACGGCAGCTTCTCTTTGTGCTTCTAGAGTTCTGGTTGTGGAGATATTTTAAGTGACCCGCTTGTATGATGTTTACACACTTACCAACTTTTCAgagattttgattttatgctgGTTGGAACCTGTTGCTCAGTAAGCCACATCTGAATAAAGAAGCACTTCTGATCTATTATTGTAGTTACTAGCTCACCAccactgatatttttaaaatgtcaaactttactCCTATTCATGCTGACTGGTAAATTTGcctctttaatttgttttctaatttctcATTTGAACTTACTTGGGGGGAAGAAAACAACTACGCTCTACATCTAGGAATAGTCAacaactaacttacaagtgatttttttctaaatatttggctATCTAttgtaaaatacacaaaatacttattatatttaacataaaagtcaaataaTGATGCCACACTGGGCAGCAACAAGAAGAAAGATGGCAACAGAAATTGAGGAagcaaaaaataagaacatttattGAAAGATGTTGgtctttaaaaacagcaaatcgCCACAATATGAATTACTTTAAGACACATTGCACCTAAAATGCTGTGGCTAAACAATCTCCTTttggtttttgtaaataaaggtGACAAACAAGAACATAATTATAGACCACGAGAGGACATTGCATGCACATTGCCAATCCAGCATTTACAGTATATTCACAAAAGCTTTACTGAATCATTTTATGTACATGTTActtatattacattttatattagggaacatttacaattttaattaacaaaCCGAGAGTACAATGCAGCCCGATTTCGTAAATGACATCTTTACTCAGAGCCATTCGCAACAGTTGCATCTGTCACTGAAAACCAGATTGACAGGACATCTCTGTAAGTAGGTGATTCCACTGGCACACTGATARAAGGTGCCTCCGTCTTTCTCATTTTTGTAGTTACCATCGGACTTTCCAGTACAGAATTCGCTCTCAGAAACAGGAGATTTGGTTGTTTTGGGAGTGGTGGCGCCGGCAGCTGCTRTGGATGTAACAGGGTTGGGCTTGTTTGTGGTCACTTTCCCAGTGGTTGGGTGGGgagttttggttgaattgtgGCCAGGCTGGTTTGTTGTAAAAACTGGTGCTACTGTGGTAACAGCAGGGTTTGGTGGGGTATCTAGAAACACATAAAGCATGCAATTACTAAAGTAAGCAAGACTAGGGGGAATTAATGACACTGATTTGCGGTTTTTACCTGAATCCAGAAGAGAACGCAGATATCTAATGAGAGGATAACTTCCCTGACCGCAGAACTGTCCAGCAAAATCATCCAGATCCAGAGACCAGACGAACGCTCCGCCGTAGTTGTTATCTTTCATGTACTGTGCCTACAAAATATGaacattgcatttaaaaatgttaatatttcttaatacaatcaaaattaaattgaccagaaaaaaaaacagctttcaacAAGGTCAAAATATTTACGCTGGGTACTCCCTGAACAGAACAATAGTTTAGAggtgaaaacacaaatacatgaGTAATATTCTCTAGTCCTGCTTGGGAGGCTGTGGCTGGTATTTTAGAAATGCTTCTTAAGTAAAGGAAACAGATATAAAACTAATATGTGAGTCAAAGCCTGAACAGGAGTCAAATGCAActgctagattttttttacattgaaattCTGTATTCACAatgaacttgttttgttttatcaaggtctgtctttgtgtttaaaatgagaaaactacTGAAGAGGTAGTCACTACTGAAGAGGTAGTCACTA
This region includes:
- the LOC103467673 gene encoding chitotriosidase-1-like, whose amino-acid sequence is MKDNNYGGAFVWSLDLDDFAGQFCGQGSYPLIRYLRSLLDSDTPPNPAVTTVAPVFTTNQPGHNSTKTPHPTTGKVTTNKPNPVTSXAAAGATTPKTTKSPVSESEFCTGKSDGNYKNEKDGGTFYQCASGITYLQRCPVNLVFSDRCNCCEWL